In Acropora palmata chromosome 7, jaAcrPala1.3, whole genome shotgun sequence, one genomic interval encodes:
- the LOC141887126 gene encoding zinc finger protein 862-like, which produces MSSKKRKAEVDKQRKLDFFFSSSSASRFASVRHPTNNCNFNIIRNEVNEHEELAAKRPHASHCQPSSAAQDTSKTVDKGTCEEGCYDVSTFSDHAIKCANNLFHSKYHQRDFCKEGDCCSKTLDERERVAEDVLVKVFTAAYWLMKEELPNHKIKSLLQLLEQVGMSDMKHFLHRSQGALREIFLTLGKTVQDTFLSKLKQAAHFGLLVDDLTDISVTEQMISFAQFYNKSGRAVETGFLSVNNLLEDSPSADASTITNCIIETMDKFSLDSRKLSSFVSDGAAVMTGSRSGVATKLKELNPQLINFHCICHRLALACTDTLSSVSYINSVLKWLSELWYMFQNSPKKMAVYLKTQAEMKALTLSTEKACSQVSRRLKKACTTRWLSFDASVKAVYADYLALIHTLNNLKDHDATSLGLFTKVKDVKFIGTVYILSEVLPHLSTISKAFQKGAVDFSQIAPTIEYTKGQLHDAVQTKSPINRLKVDLQEDGRLGLLDMNASEHQYQGLENLLCSYVDALRANIDKRFQESLPVVSAWSIFDPLKVPNKDHPGFKLYGKSQVQTIAEHFTSSMPANQKRSVQEEMKTEFAKLKYDMLTWKQDLPAECNPSESPCKVTAIEWCLQRICSLSHFYPKISNVADIMLSTPVLNAWPERGASCVKGILYTSKRLSKKRYLIV; this is translated from the exons atgtCATCCAAAAAACGAAAGGCAGAGgtggacaaacaaagaaaactggatttcttcttttcttctagCTCCGCTTCAAG GTTTGCTTCAGTGCGACACCCaacaaataattgtaatttcaACATTATTAGAAACGAAGTTAACGAACATGAAGAGTTGGCGGCAAAGCGACCTCATGCGAGTCATTGTCAACCTTCCAGTGCAGCTCAGGATACGTCAAAAACAGTTGATAAAGGAACCTGTGAAGAAGGATGCTACGATGTTAGTACTTTCTCTGATCATGCCATAAAATGTGCAAACAACCTGTTTCATTCCAAGTACCATCAACGGGATTTCTGTAAGGAAGGGGATTGCTGTAGT AAAACGCTTGATGAGCGTGAAAGAGTGGCAGAAGATGTTCTTGTTAAGGTGTTTACAGCTGCGTATTGGCTGATGAAAGAAGAGTTACcaaatcacaaaataaaatcacttCTTCAACTGCTTGAACAAGTAGGAATGAGTGATATGAAGCATTTCCTGCACAGATCACAAGGTGCTTTGAGAGAAATATTCCTAACACTGGGAAAAACTGTCCAGGACACCTTTCTCAGCAAGCTCAAACAAGCAGCACACTTTGGTCTTTTAGTTGATGACTTAACAGATATCTCTGTTACGGAACAAATGATATCTTTTGCACAGTTCTATAACAAATCAGGCAGAGCAGTTGAGACTGGTTTCTTGTCTGTTAACAACCTTCTGGAAGATTCACCATCGGCAGATGCAAGTACCATCACTAACTGCATTATCGAAACCATGGATAAGTTCAGTTTAGATTCCAGAAAGTTGTCATCCTTTGTTTCCGATGGAGCAGCTGTTATGACTGGCTCGAGGTCAGGTGTTGCCACTAAGTTGAAAGAGTTGAACCCTCAACTCATAAACTTTCATTGTATTTGCCACAGATTAGCACTAGCCTGCACCGACACCTTGTCAAGTGTGTCTTACATAAATAGTGTCCTGAAATGGTTGTCCGAATTGTGGTACATGTTTCAAAATTCGCCAAAAAAAATGGCTGTGTACCTCAAAACCCAAGCTGAAATGAAGGCGCTAACGTTGTCAACTGAGAAAGCTTGCAGTCAAGTTTCAAGGCGTCTGAAGAAGGCATGTACCACCAGATGGCTTTCATTTGATGCATCAGTTAAGGCAGTATATGCAGATTATCTTGCTCTAATTCATACCTTAAACAATTTAAAAGACCATGATGCAACCTCTCTGGGTCTGTTTACAAAGGTGAAGGATGTGAAGTTCATCGGAACAGTGTACATTCTTTCAGAGGTATTACCACATCTCTCAACCATTAGCAAGGCTTTTCAAAAGGGAGCTGTGGATTTTTCCCAAATTGCGCCAACAATTGAATACACCAAAGGGCAGCTTCATGATGCAGTGCAAACAAAGTCCCCCATCAATAGGCTCAAAGTAGATCTTCAGGAAGATGGAAGGTTGGGATTGCTAGACATGAATGCCTCAGAGCACCAGTATCAAGGTTTAGAGAATCTCCTGTGCAGTTATGTTGATGCTCTAAGGGCCAACATTGATAAGAGGTTTCAGGAAAGTCTGCCTGTGGTATCTGCTTGGTCAATATTCGACCCGCTGAAAGTCCCAAACAAGGATCACCCTGGTTTTAAGCTCTATGGTAAAAGCCAAGTCCAAACAATAGCTGAGCACTTCACAAGTTCCATGCCTGCTAATCAGAAACGGTCCGTTCAAGAGGAAATGAAAACAGAGTTTGCAAAATTGAAGTATGACATGCTCACATGGAAACAAGATCTTCCAGCAGAATGCAATCCCTCAGAGTCTCCATGTAAAGTAACCGCTATTGAATGGTGTTTGCAGCGGATTTGCAGTCTCTCCCACTTTTATCCCAAGATCAGTAACGTGGCTGACATAATGCTCTCTACTCCGGTGTTGAATGCTTGGCCAGAGAGGGGTGCCAGTTGCGTTAAAGGGATACTCTACACCTCAAAACGACTTTCCAAAAAAAGATACCTCATAGTctga